The genomic window GGTCAATTATTTTATTATGACAGGCTATGAATGTTTAGGATTAGCCTATGTTCGTCAATCCCTTCCCTATGCTAAAAAAGCTTTAGTTGGTGTGATTTGTTCTGGAATTAGTAATAGTGTGGGCTTTGCGGTTTTAAGTAGTTGTATGATTCGTTACCGTTTTTATTCGGTTTGGGGATTTTCTGTGGTAAAAATTGCCCAGATTTCTGCTTTTTGTAATTTATCTTTTTGTTTAGGCTTATTTGTCGTCGGTAGTATTATCTTTCTCAAAGAACCTTTAGCTATTCCCCAATTATTAGATTTACCGTTTATCTCTGTTCGTCCTTTGGGAATCATTTTTTTAGTAACTACTTTAGCCTATTTATTTCTCACAGTCATTCGTCAAAAACCCTTAATGATCGGTAAGTGGATTATTCCCCATCTTCCATTTCCCTTAGCTGCTGGTCAATTAATTGTGTCTGCTTTAGATTGGTGTTTAGCAGCAGCAGTTTTTTATACCCTGTTATCTAGTTCGGTTTCTTTATCTTATCCTGCCTTTTTCGGGATTTATATGTTAGCCCAAGTGGCAGGGTTAGCCAGTAATATTCCAGGAGGACTAGGGGTTTTTGAAACGGTTATGATGTTATTGTTAGCTCCTTTTATTACTTCAGAAGACTTATTAGGAACCCTCTTAATTTATCGTGGTATTTACTATTTTATTCCTTTAATGGTAGCAGCTTCACTGTTAGGAAAATACGAATTCCAGAATTTCTTAAACCAGAAAGAGTCTAACTCTGAATCAGTCTCTAGACTCTCAACGCCAGTCCGAGAAACTATCGATATTGAGTAGACAGCGATCTTACGCACAGTACCGTTTAATCTGTCGCAGCAGAATTTTTACTTTAACTCAAGTCGACCATTCTACATCTCACTCGCTTCAGTGCTGAGATGTAGAATGTCGTATGTTATAACAACTTGATTTTTGATGTTAACAAAAGTAAATGTTTGATTCAATATATAAACATTAACTAACTTTTTCTTGTTATTTTTAAAAAAGTTTAATTTAGATATTTTTTTGTTGATATATATTGAGTTTTTAAATAATAAATATAACTTTTTTATCGATAAATTACTGATAGTTTCGATTTAATTTATTGCTATCTCAAAAATAAAAAAAATAGCTATTTTTAGATAATATTTTTAAGGGTAATGCTATAAGAGTGTTAGATTCCTAAGCATTTGGGGAAATATAGGAATTAGAGAGGGACGAGTTCTCGGAATTAAGAACATAAGGAGTTGGCCTAAAATCTTCGTCAGTTCTACAGTATTTTCAACGATCTTCTTGTTAATACTTATTTATCAAGTCTGTTTATGGCCATTCTTATGATGACTTAATTTCTCATTTCTTGTCTTTGTAAAAATGTCATGTCTAATTGGAAAAATTATGTTAAAACTTACAAAAATGTTGTCCTTAGCTGGAACTTTTATTGTCTTAGGTACTATTCATTCTGCCCAAGGCGCAGTGGTTGTTTCACCAAGTAACGGAAATCCAGTAGAAAAAATCACTGGGGTAGAAGTTTTGAATTCAGATGGCTCAGCAATTGAGATATTTACAGTTGATTTTCAATTTGATACGTTCGTTACAACTTTTGGGAACACCCCTTCGTCTCAAGCATTTTTTTTGGACAATTCCGATGGTGCTTTATTAGCATTAACAGCAATAAATGATGCGATGAATGCTATGACACTTACAAACCAACAAGTTCGGGGAATTACTTCCTTTGCTCCTGATAGTGGTCCTATCATTAACTTAATGAATTACAGAATTCCTATTCTATTCGATCCTAACGACAACGAAGTGGAAACAATGATTGGTCAATTTACAAATGGCGCATGGGTAGGTGGTACCACGCAAATGGAACTAGCAGATGGGAATCCTCCTAATGGGCTAGTTATGTACGCAAAATTTACTAAAACTGGGGAAATTGATCTCACCCCCACACCCCCCACAGTCCCCGAACCTTCTAATTTAGTGAGTATTCTTGTTTGTGGTGTATCTCTTCTCTTCGTGGCTAAGAATAGAATATAGCAGGACAAAAACTGATTAGGATTTATTTTTTGTATTTTCAATTTTCATTACGAGGAGACTCCGAATCTCTTTAACATCATAACCATAATAGTTAGTGTTATAGGATGAGGATGTGGTCACAATACATAAAATAAGCCCACCTGAGTGGGCTTATTTTAGTTTAATAACACAAATTAAGAACTTACTCTTAGTCTTAATTTCTATTTTTTCTGGATAACTTTAATGGTATTCCACCGAGTCCCAATAATATAAAGCTAACAACCGAAGTAGATTCAGGAACTGATGCTACATTAGCAGATTCAGGAACTGATGCTACATTACTCAGTTCGTTTGTGTTCGTGCTTTGTTCATTAATGTCTTGCTGATTATTTGGAGGATTTGGATCTTGATAAGTTGACAAAGGAATTAATTGTATTGCCACTCTCTGATTAGCAGACGCTTCTTGAGGATTGTTCCCATTTTCCCATCCCATAGTGATTTGACCTCTCATTCTTGTGGGGGTCAATCCTAATCCTCCGCGATTGGTCGGATCTGTGAAGTAAAAAAACTTTTCCTCTCTATCTAGTCCGTTAGTAACTGCAAGATTTGATGAACTACAAAAATTATTAATAGGTGTTAAGTTGGTTAGGGAGCCAGCTTCATCAACACAAATCTCCATACTCGTATTTGCTGCAACCTCTTTGACAACAGAGAACAATTTAAGTCCCTCAATATTCTGACAGGTATTAACTTGAGAACTAATCACTCTATCAGTGTTATTGTCATCATTAGCAAAGAATGTGACTGTAGCCCGATTATTGCTACATTGGAATTCAAATTCAGTTGGAGTGTTATTAGACCATAACCAATCTACCTGATCTAATACTTGATCTTGTCTATCCCGACCTTTTACAAGTCTATGTTCTTTGAATGTATCACCTCCAGCAAGACTGTTTAATTTAAAGTTGGGAGTAGGATTATTAGAATCAAGAATCTTAAAACTCTCATTCCATAGCTCAAAACTCAAATCAATGCGAGGTTGCTGATCGCTATTACCTCCCTCGCTGGAAAATAATGTATCTCCTGGAAAGGTATTAAAAGGGGGGAAAGGCAAATCAAAGGTTTCAACAGGTTCAATAGCAAGAGAAAATTCAGAGGTTTTGTTTTGCAATAGATTGCGGATGAAAGTATTAAAAGTTCCATCAACAGATGTATTAAATCTTGAATTACGACCTTCACTAATACCACCTCCAAAGAAGATTGTTCCATTATTCTCACGATCAGGATCAATAGGCGTTTCTTCATTCCAGGAATTATAATCAACTTCCCTGATATTTATTGTAGGAACTGGAGGAAAACTTGGGTCAGTGTTAGGATTCTGAAGTGCATCGTAGGTTTGATTAAAAAGCAACGTAGCTCTTAAATTCCTGATTTGCGCTCCCGCATCAAGGTAAGGTGTCAAATCACTAACAAGACTTTGGAAATCAAAACCTAAGTAAGCTACTTGTTTTCCTGTTTGTCCATCTAACTGACCGACTGCAAGGTAGTCATTGTCACCAAAGTTAATACCAGGAAAACGGGTGTCTGAATAATTATCCTTACTCACAATAATCCCGTTGCGTACCCACGTTGCGGCCTTTACTGGATTGATATTGAAAACAGTCAAACCTAGGATGGCACTCGTTGCTGCTAGTTTTAAGGGTGAGATGAGAGTTGGCATTTCTTTATAAGTTTTTTATAAGCTATGGTCAAGTAACACACTTAATATTCCCAAAAAGTTATGACAACCTTTTAGGGGAGATCGTTTCTCGTTTCTAAAGCTACTCAGATTTTGCCATATAAACTATATTTTTGTCAGGTAGCTTAATTTCTATTTAACATAGACATTAAATGGGTTAGGAGAATTGTTGTCTTTGTCAACACTTTCAGAAATGTTAGACCATCAGATCAGATTGCTTCCCCATGAACCTGGGGTCTATTTAATGCGAGATTATCAAGGTGATATTCTTTACATTGGTAAATCTAAACGATTGCGATCGCGGGTTCGTTCTTATTTTCAACCTGGTCAAGATCATAGTCCTCGCATTGCTTTGATGGTTCAACAGGTGGCTAATATTGAGTTTATTGTCACGGATACCGAAGCCGAAGCGTTAGCGTTAGAAGCTAATCTCATTAAACAACATCAACCCTACTTTAATGTTTTACTCAAAGATGATAAGAAATATCCTTATGTTTGTATTACTTGGTCTGAAGCTTATCCGAGGATTTTTATTACCCGTAAACGTCGCTTAAATCATCCACGGGATCGCTATTATGGTCCTTATGTGGATACCCATTTACTTCGTCAAACGTTACGGTTGGTGAAACGGGTTTTTCCCCTTCGTCAACGGCCTCGACCATTATTTAAAGATCGTCCTTGTTTAAATTATGATATTGGTCGTTGTCCTGGGGTGTGTCAAGGGTTAATTTCTCCTGAAGACTATCATAAAATAGTAGAAAAAGTGGCCATGATCTTTCAGGGAAGAACGGAGGAATTATTAGAAAAATTATCAGCACAAATGGAGTTAGCAGCTAATCAGTTAAAGTTTGAACAAGCTGGGCAAATTCGAGATCAAATTAAAGCTGTTCAAGGGTTAGGAATCGACCAAAAAGTAACCTTGCCGGATGATACCATTTCAAGGGATGCGATCGCTTTAGCTGCCGACGATAATTATACCTGTATTCAATTATTCCAAATTCGTGCCGGACGATTAGTGGGACGGTTGGGCTTTTTTGCCGATACGGTTTCAGGCACACCCGAAAGCATTTTACAACGGGTTTTAGAAGAACATTATTTACAAGTTGATGCTGTGGAAATTCCCAGTGAAATTTTAGTGCAGTACCCACTCCCTGAAACCGATATTTTAGCGAATTGGTTAGGCAAAAAGAAAGGCAAAAAAGTCAATATTATTGTTCCTCAGAAACAGCAAAAAGCGGAATTAATTCGTTTAGTAGAACGTAATGCCGGGTATGAATTAGAAAATACAAAACGTCATGCTCAACAAAATTTATTAGCCTTAGAAGATTTAGCCCAATTATTAGATTTATCCAGTCTTCCCCATCGTATTGAAGGGTATGATATTTCCCATATTCAAGGGTCAAATGCTGTTGCCTCTCAAGTCGTTTTTATTGATGGGGTTTCGGCGAAACAATCCTATCGTCATTACAAGATAAAAAATCCTAATATTACGATAGGTCATTCCGATGATTTTGCTAGTTTAGCTGAAGTTTTAAGTCGTCGTTTTCGTTCTTACCAAAATAAGTCAGAAACTGAGTTATTACAGTTAGAAGATTATCCCGATTTAATTATGATTGATGGAGGAAAAGGTCAACTTTCATCGGTAATAAAAATTTTAGAAAATATGAATCTTGTTCCTCCTTTACAAGTGATTAGTCTAGCTAAAAAAAGAGAAGAAATTTTCTTACCTGGTCAATCTCAACCTGTAACATCTCATCCCGAACAAGCAGGGGTTCAATTATTAAGAAAAGTTCGAGACGAAGCTCATCGATTTGCTGTAACCTTTCATCGTCAACAACGGTTAAAAAAAAGCCGTCATTCTCGTTTAGATGATATTCCAGGGTTAGGGTTTCAGCGACAAAAACAACTACTTGCTCATTTTCATTCGATTGATTATATTCGAGAAGCTTCTATCGAAAAGTTGCAAGAAGTGTCAGGAGTTGGTCCAGCTTTAGCAAGAGAAATTTATGATTATTTTCACCCTAATTAAATCATAATTTGCACTGTTTCCTGATGAAACTAATAACATTATCAGAAGATAAAGGAAGAGAACATAAATAGCCTTGAGCATATTGACAACCACTATTTTGTAAAAAGTCTTTTTGTTCAGGGGTTTCAATGCCTTCTGCTGTGGTTGTTAAATTGAGTTTTTGACTTAAATAAAGAATTCCTTCAACGATATTTGCGGATGCTGTATTGTTGGTTACCTCATTAATAAAAGATCGATCAATAGTATCTAAAGAAAAACGATTTTGAACCATTCTCTTCCTTTTAATGACTCCATAGAAAAACAATTCACAGAGAATGTTATTCTCATTTTAGTTTTTGTGACTTTCAAGAGGTTTAATTTTCCTGACAGATTTGGGAAGAGTTGTCATACTTTCTTGAGAACCTCTATTCTTTGTTTTTAGGGTTTCGTTGAACTCTTTTAATTTAGCGTTGATTCTGGCTAATTGGTAAATAATTATTGAACCAACTCCAAATCCAATCTCGGTGTAAGCATTAGCTCGACTTCTTGTTTCTTGAAGCAAGTCTCCAGATTGATTAGCCGATTTAACTTGAACCAAATCATAGAGTCCCATTGAGAAACACACAATTGCGATCACTATCCAAAAATCTCTCAGTTTTAACATTAGTTTTATTAGAAATCTTCACTTATAATTTTAACAATATTAATTTTTCATCACTTATTTTCCACCCTCTCAATAATTAATCATAGGAATTTGTTAGGCTTGAACAGTACATAGTAATTAATACAGTACAATGCCCCGAAGAAGGGGTTTTTTACCCTAATAACCATCCATTTTAGTCAGACTATGCTTATCTTCTAAATAGCAATCGGCAAAGCGGATCTCGCCCCCAGCAAGCGCACTGTTAACCTCGGTTACTTAATAATTTTGTTATTTTCAGCTTATTACTTCTCTCTTTTCTCATCCTAGACTCAGATTTTACTAATCAGTTTCTCATGTTTATTGTGCAAATTATATTTCTATGTTATTCCAACTATTTAAAACCATGAATCCTCATCATCACTCGCTATTAACTCTTGTCAAAGGAATTTTAAAACAGAAATCTTTAGCCGTAACCTGTACCTCTGGGATGGCCTTAGCACTGTCTTTTCCTCTATCGACTAATGCTATGGTGCTTAACTTTCAGGCTGATCTTACCGGCGATCAAGAAGTTCCTCCTGTACTCACTACTGCACAAGGAAGTGCTGAGGGAACTTTAACCGGAGCCCCTGGCAGTTATGTCTTTACTTATGAAATTAATTACTCTGGCTTAAGCAGTCCCATTGCTCCTATCGGTGCTACTGGAGGTCATATTCATAATGCTCCTGCCGGCTTCAATGGACCCATTGTCCACATTTTAGATACAGATTTCTTTGATTATACTGGCACTACCGAAGGAACTATCATCGGAGATTGGCGATTTGATGATGCCACCAATCCCTTAACCGATCTCCTTGCCGATTCTTTAAAATCTGGCAACTTGTACTTTAATCTCCATACCGAAAACTTCAATGGTGGCGAAATCAGGGGACAAATCACTTCTGTTCCTGAACCTAATGCCCTTCTGGGTTTTGGCCTTCTTGCTGGAACAGCTTTTGGCTTTAGAAAAAAACAGCGTCAAAGATAAATAATTTTGTTTGATTTATCACCAGTTAAACTCAAATCCACATCATCTGCTTAATATTTTAAATTGCAATTAGGGGGTACATTATCCCCTATTTCTGTTTTCAACTGTAATCTCTCATTATGTTAAGATATTCCGATGAATTCATCAGGATAGGACTTATACCAATTCTCAAAAGTTACTAGAGACTTAATTAATATTCTTTTTGCTTTATCTCCCTTACTCCCTCTGCTTAACTCAACTAATAATCTCTATTGTTAATAAAGAGAATTGGTATTATTATCGAACTCAGGTTTAAAACTCACATCTTGCACCTGACGAGACAAAGTTCCAAACCGTGTTCATAAAACCAAGGATTTAGTAACTTTAACCTCCTGAGAAGAGAAAGGAGTAAAATGTGAGGGAGTAGCAAAACTAAGGCTTGTTGGGCTGAATCATACCAATCTAAATCATCAAAATTGTTATTGTGTAAATAGGTCAAATATGCTAATATATAAGACAGAAAAGAAAGAATTAACCAACGATAAACCCCTAGCAAAGTTTTTTGACCAAAACGGTGAAGACTAAACTGATGTTTAGCCGTTTTAAAGAAACCTTCAATTTGCCATCGGTATTTACCCCATCTGGTGATAGTTTTTCCCTTCATTGGTTTAGTTGAAATAACAAATCGTTTCACTCGTTTCCCATTACGTTTCAGCCAAACCCATGAGACAAATACTGGGAAAGCTAAGCCATGCAGATATACTTGTTGTCCACGATTTTTCAAATCAGATACTTTACGCCCATCGGTTAATTTTCTTCGATTGGGTATGCCTAATATGCCGTGATGATTAAACTCTTTACTGCGGATTTTTTCAATAAATTGGATAGTCCCAAAGGCTGTATCTCCTAAGACATAAATCTGAAAAGATTCTGTTAAAATAGAAGGTAATGTGTTCAGTAATTTCAAAGCCAATTGAGATGGCGATGGAGTACCTTTACCTCTATAAACACGAAAACTCCAAGGGATTCGCCAATTTCCTATAACTAAGTAAAGAACAACAATATGTAAACCCTTCTTATGATTATAGACTCTAACTAAGTCTTTTAGATGAGGAAACTTCCCAACTTTTTCTAAGGTAGTTAAATCTATGATAACTTGTAAAATGGGTTTTCTTCCTTTTTTTCGTTGGGATAAAACAAGATTCAAAATAAAAGAACGAATGGTACGTATCAGAGAACGAGTCGACTGCCGACCCACCTTGAATTCAATTCAAGGTGGAAAGCGGCAGTGCATTCCGCACCAATTATAATGATTCAAGAATCGACTAATCGCACTTTCAGATTTGGTTTCACAATGATGAGGAACAGCATTTCCTTGTCCATCTAACAATAATCCTATAATGGATTCTAACGTATCTTTTTGATAAATCGTCGGCATTAAATCTTTTAAAGTAGAAAGTAATTCCTCCTCGCGCGTTCCCATGCGCCGTTCGACGGCGCGGGGTCGCTCCTCCACTTGAGGTAAAATAGTGTGTGCTGGCATAGTTATCTTATTAAACAAGAGAATTATAATAACACAGTTGCTCAAGATGAAAGTGGAAA from Crocosphaera subtropica ATCC 51142 includes these protein-coding regions:
- the uvrC gene encoding excinuclease ABC subunit UvrC, producing MLDHQIRLLPHEPGVYLMRDYQGDILYIGKSKRLRSRVRSYFQPGQDHSPRIALMVQQVANIEFIVTDTEAEALALEANLIKQHQPYFNVLLKDDKKYPYVCITWSEAYPRIFITRKRRLNHPRDRYYGPYVDTHLLRQTLRLVKRVFPLRQRPRPLFKDRPCLNYDIGRCPGVCQGLISPEDYHKIVEKVAMIFQGRTEELLEKLSAQMELAANQLKFEQAGQIRDQIKAVQGLGIDQKVTLPDDTISRDAIALAADDNYTCIQLFQIRAGRLVGRLGFFADTVSGTPESILQRVLEEHYLQVDAVEIPSEILVQYPLPETDILANWLGKKKGKKVNIIVPQKQQKAELIRLVERNAGYELENTKRHAQQNLLALEDLAQLLDLSSLPHRIEGYDISHIQGSNAVASQVVFIDGVSAKQSYRHYKIKNPNITIGHSDDFASLAEVLSRRFRSYQNKSETELLQLEDYPDLIMIDGGKGQLSSVIKILENMNLVPPLQVISLAKKREEIFLPGQSQPVTSHPEQAGVQLLRKVRDEAHRFAVTFHRQQRLKKSRHSRLDDIPGLGFQRQKQLLAHFHSIDYIREASIEKLQEVSGVGPALAREIYDYFHPN
- a CDS encoding CHRD domain-containing protein; protein product: MNPHHHSLLTLVKGILKQKSLAVTCTSGMALALSFPLSTNAMVLNFQADLTGDQEVPPVLTTAQGSAEGTLTGAPGSYVFTYEINYSGLSSPIAPIGATGGHIHNAPAGFNGPIVHILDTDFFDYTGTTEGTIIGDWRFDDATNPLTDLLADSLKSGNLYFNLHTENFNGGEIRGQITSVPEPNALLGFGLLAGTAFGFRKKQRQR
- a CDS encoding transposase — encoded protein: MGRQSTRSLIRTIRSFILNLVLSQRKKGRKPILQVIIDLTTLEKVGKFPHLKDLVRVYNHKKGLHIVVLYLVIGNWRIPWSFRVYRGKGTPSPSQLALKLLNTLPSILTESFQIYVLGDTAFGTIQFIEKIRSKEFNHHGILGIPNRRKLTDGRKVSDLKNRGQQVYLHGLAFPVFVSWVWLKRNGKRVKRFVISTKPMKGKTITRWGKYRWQIEGFFKTAKHQFSLHRFGQKTLLGVYRWLILSFLSYILAYLTYLHNNNFDDLDWYDSAQQALVLLLPHILLLSLLRRLKLLNPWFYEHGLELCLVRCKM
- a CDS encoding lysylphosphatidylglycerol synthase domain-containing protein, with the translated sequence MTKNPIFRWLPPCVSLGLFALSLWTIQQNLQHYQAENFWRSLAKIPSTHICLAIALMGVNYFIMTGYECLGLAYVRQSLPYAKKALVGVICSGISNSVGFAVLSSCMIRYRFYSVWGFSVVKIAQISAFCNLSFCLGLFVVGSIIFLKEPLAIPQLLDLPFISVRPLGIIFLVTTLAYLFLTVIRQKPLMIGKWIIPHLPFPLAAGQLIVSALDWCLAAAVFYTLLSSSVSLSYPAFFGIYMLAQVAGLASNIPGGLGVFETVMMLLLAPFITSEDLLGTLLIYRGIYYFIPLMVAASLLGKYEFQNFLNQKESNSESVSRLSTPVRETIDIE
- a CDS encoding EAL domain-containing protein, which encodes MVQNRFSLDTIDRSFINEVTNNTASANIVEGILYLSQKLNLTTTAEGIETPEQKDFLQNSGCQYAQGYLCSLPLSSDNVISFIRKQCKL